Sequence from the Ancalomicrobiaceae bacterium S20 genome:
GGCGCGATGCGGCCGGATCGGACATAGACTTCGGTGGCGAAATTCGGCGTGCCGTCGCCATTGCCGAGCCGCGCCTCGATGGTCGAGCCGACGCCGCCGCGGATGCGCGCGGAACGCAATCCGTGCTCGGCGCAGAAGTCTTCCAGCGCGGTGCAGAAGTCCTCGTGCGGACGCAGGCGGATCGCATAGCAGGGTGTGAGGCCGGAGACGTCCGGGCCGAAGGCGGGCAGGGCGGGGTGCGGCTCGAACAGCTTGAAGTTCGTCTCCGGGCACGGCGTGCCGTCGAAGAGCGCGCCGTCGATACCGAAAGCGTCGATCTCGATCGTCTCGGCGACGACGGTCTCCTCCGGCAGGATGTGGCCGCCCGAGCGGCGGCCGTCGGGTTCGACCCAGAGCGCATGGCAATGGAAGAACGGCGCGCCGTCGCGGGCGCCGAAGGTCATGGCGCCGTGGTCGAGCCGGGTCACGCCCGGCGGCCGGAAGGTCGCGCTGTAGAAGGCGGCGTGCTGCGGCGTCTCCGACAAGGCCGGCATCACATAGGCGAAGGGATCGAGCGCCACCCGGCCGAGCTCCAGCGCGCCGGACTTGAAGCCCTCGCGGCCGAAGCCGTCGCGGACGGTGTCGACCAGGCGGGCGCCCTTTTCCAGCGTCAGGCGGAACGCGCGGCCGCGCGCCGGGACCGCGACGATGCGCTCGGCCTCGGCCGGGCCGGGCATGGCGATGCGGCGGGGCGCCATCAGGCGCTCGCCTTCTGCGTCGCGGCGCCGGGCAGGAGCCCGCGGCGCTCGAGCTCGTCCTTGACCATGCGCTTCGGCACCTTGCCATAGCCCGATTTCGGCAGTTCGTCCCAGAACAGGAACCGCTTCGGCATCTTGTACTTGGCGACCTTCTCGGCGAGGTGCTCGGCGATCGTGCCCTCGTCGATCGCCATGCCTGGCCGGGCGACGCAGACAGCAAAACCGATCTCGCCCCAGAGCGGATCCGGCACGCCGACGACGGCGCATTCGGCGATCGCCGGATGGGTCAGGATCTTCTCCTCGATCTCGCGCGGATAGATGTTCGAGCCGCCGGAGATGTACATGTCGGAGGCGCGGCCGGTGATGTAGACGAAGCCCTCCGTGTCCATGTGGCCGAGGTCGCCGGTGCGGAACCAGCCGTTGCGGAACGCCTTCGCGTTGGCCTCGGGCTGGTCGTAGTAGCCGGCGAACACGGCCGGGCCGATCACGCAGATCTCGCCGGTCTCGAACGGCTCGAGCTCGCGGCCGTCGTCGTCCTGGATCGAGACCTGCATGCCGGTCCGCTCGAAGCCGCAAGTGCCGATCTTCACATGCGGACCGTCATCCGGGTCGTGCAGGGCCGGCGGCAGCACGGTGATGTTGCCGGTCACCTCGCCGAGGCCGAAATACTGCACCAGCACCTTGCCGAGCTTCTTCAGCGCGGTCTTCTGGTCCTCGCGGTACATCGGCGCGCCGGCGTAGATGATGTAGCGCAGCGAGGAATGGTCGTGGGCGTCGACGGCCGGATGTTCGGCGAGCATCTTCAGGATCGTCGGGACGGTGAAGATGTTGCTGACCTTGTGCTTCGCGATCAGCCGGTAGGCCTCGTCGATGTCGAAGCGCTCGGTCGGCAAGAGGATGGTCGGCACGGCGCGGGCGGCCTGGCCGAGCTGGTGCACGCCGGCGCCGTGGCTGAGCGGCGCGACGACCAGCGAGGCGTCGGCCTCGGTGGTGCCGGGCGTCAGGTCGCAAAGGTGGTTGGTGATCACGAAGGCCATCTGGCCATGGGTCAGCACCGCCGCCTTCGACCGGCCCGTGGTGCCGGAGGTGAAGAAGAACCAGCACGGATCGTCGTAGTCGACCGACGCGTTGGGCGTCTTGGTGCCCCCGTGCTCGGCGATCAGGTCCGCCGCGGCGCAGTCGCCGAACGCGCCGTGTCCGAGCCGCATGGTGAAGGCGAGGCGGTCGCCCATCTGGCTGGCGACGGCCTCGGCATGGGCCGGGAAGTCGCCGTGGCAGAGGAACGCTTTCGCGCCGGCGAAATGCGCCAGTTCGGCGACCTCGGCCGGCATCAGGCGGAAATTGGTCGGCACCCAGACCGCGCCGATCCGGAACGTCGCCCACATCGAGAAGAACATCTCGTCGCAGTTCTTCGAGTGGACCAGGATGCGGTCGCCCTTGCCGACGCCCTTGGCCGAAAGCGCGGCGGCGAAGGCCGAGACCGCGGCGTCGATCTCACCCCATGTCCAGGTCCGTTCGCCCCAGATGAAGCCGGCGCGGTCGGGGAAGCGACGGGCGTTCTGGGTCAGGATATGGGCGAGGTTCATGACCCGGTTCGACTGGCGCGCGACGCCGCCGCGCGGATCCGCCGTCGCGGCGCTCATGGGCGTGGTCATGCGCGGGCCTCGCGATGGGTGATGGCCAGATCCATGGTCGCTTCCTCCCCGTGCCGGACGGTTCTCCGGTCGTTTCGCTTGGCCGGTTCTCCGGCCTGTTGATCCGAATTCAGCGCAGCGCGCGGCGGCGCGCGAGCGGGTCCGGCAGGACGACATAGTCGCGCAGCCGGTCCTCGATGCGCCGCACCTCCTCGCGCAACAGCGCCAGCAGTGCCGGCTGGCGGTCCGGCTGCATGCGGCTCTCGATGGCGGCGAGCGACAGGCAGCCCTCGACGCCGCCGCGGGCGTTGCGGATCGCGACGCCCATGCCCCACGAGCCGGGAAACAAGAGGCCGCGATTGATGCCGTAGCCGCTCACCCGCGCCTCGGCGACCAGATCGAGGATCAGGTCGCGGGAGAGCATCGGGTAGCGCAGGACCAGCACCTCGGCATTGGCATCGAGCGCGGCGGCGATCTCGGCATCGTCGAGCGCGGCGAGCACGGTGATGCCGCCGGCACCGGCGCCGAGCGGGTGGCGGTCGCCGGCGGCTAGCACATGCGAGCGGATCGGGTAGGGGCCGTCCTCGCGCTGCAGGCAGACGACCGACCATTCGCGGCGGATCTGCACGAAGGCGGCGTCGCCGGTCTCCTGCGCCAGCCGCACGACGCTGTCGCGCGCCAGCCGGTGCAGGCCGAAACGCTCGGAGGCGACGAGGCCGAGCACATAGGCTTCGGCGCCCAGAAAGTAGCGGCGGCTGACCGGGTCCTGCTCGACGAGGCCGGCTTCGATCAGCGCCACGAGGATGCGCCGGCAGGTCGGCTTGGCGAGGCCGGAATCCTCGACGAGCTCGCTCAGGCTCGCGCCCGGTCCACGGGCCGCGCCGAGGGATCGGAGCAGGCGCGCGGCCCGTCCGATGCTCTGGGTCCCGGAGGCGCCTTCGGCGTCCGGACCACGGTGTGGCGCGTGCATTTCCACGATGTGGACCAAAATTCAATCGATTGTCATTGACAGGTGGGCCATTTCGGGCCATTCGTCAACTCGAAAAACAAACGCGCCCGGTGGCGGTTCAACATGTGGACCATGTTTCGAGCCATTACCGAGGCGCTGAAAAGCAAGACGCCGCTCGATGACGAGTCGGCGCTGGACCGCTGCGAACCACGGCCTTCAGAGCCGGGGCGAAGTGGTCGGAGGAAATCGCCGTCTCGGGAGGACCGCATGACTTCTGTTTCTCGTCGTGGATTCACGGCCGGCGCGGCTGCGCTCGGCGTCTCGACCTTCTTCATCGGCCGCGCCCGCGCCGCCGAGTTCACCTACAAGTTCGCCAACAACCTGCCGGTCACGCATCCGCTCAACAAGCGGCTGAACGAGGCCGCGGCCAAGATCAAGGAAGAGACCGGCGGCAAGTTCGAGCTGCAGATCTTCCCGTCGAGCCAGCTCGGCTCGGACACCGATACGCTCGGCCAGATCCGCTCCGGCGCGGTCGACTTCTTCTCGCTCTCCGGCCTGATCCTGTCGACGCTGGTCCCGGCCGCGGCGATCAACGGCGTCGGCTTCGCGTTCAAGGACTACGACTCGGTCTGGAAGACCATGGACGGCAAGCTCGGCGAATATATTCGCGGCGAGATCGCCAAGACGCGCTCGATCTTCGCCTTCGAGAAGTGTTGGGACAACGGCTTCCGCCAGACCACCACCTCGACCAAGCCGATCACCAGCCCGGCCGACCTCGCCAACCTGAAGATCCGCGTGCCTCCGGCGCCGCTCTGGACCTCGATGTTCAAGGCCTTCGGCTCGGCCCCGGCGACGATCAACTTCAACGAGGTCTACAGCGCGCTGCAGTCGAAGGTCGTGGACGCGCAGGAGAACCCGCTCGCGGTCATCGACACCGCGAAGCTCTACGAGGTTCAGTCGAACTGCTCGCTGACCAACCACATGTGGGACGGCTTCTGGATCCTGGCCAACAAGGCCAACTGGGACATGCTGCCCAAGGACATCCAGGAGACGGTCGCCAAGCACATCAATGCGGCCGGCGTCGCCGAGCGCGCGGATGTCGCCGAACTCACCAAGGGCCTGCAGCAGAGCCTGGCCGAAAAGGGCATGAAGTTCAACGCGATCGATCCGGCGCCGTTCCGCGACAAGCTCAAGTCCGCCGGCTTCTATGCCGAGTGGAAGGGCAAGTTCGGCGATGCGGCCTGGTCGCTGCTCGAGAGCTCGGTCGGCTCGCTCGGCTGAGGGCGGCGCGTCTCATGCAAACCACGTCCGAATATGCCGCGCCGTGCCGGTCGCGGGTCTTCGCCCCGAGCGCTCTGCTCGCGACGGTCGACCGCTGGCTCGGCCTCATGGTCGAAATCCCGGCCGCCCTCCTGGTGGTGGCCGAGATCGTCGTGCTGTTTTCGGGCGTGGCCGCGCGCTACGTGTTCCACCGGCCGCTGGTCTGGTCGGACGAACTGGCCTCGATCCTGTTCCTGTGGCTCGCCATGCTCGGCGCGGTGATCGCGCTCAGGCGTGGCGAGCACATGCGCATGACCGCCTTCGTCTCGCGCCTCGGCGAGACGGCGCGCGAGTTCTTCGGCGCGCTGGCGGTTACGGCCGGGCTCGCCTTCCTCGTGCTCATCGTGTCGCCGGCGACGCACTGGGCCTATGAGGAGAGCTTCATCACCACGCCCGCGATGGAGATCCCCAACGCGTGGCGCGCGGCGGCCTTCCCGGTCGGCGTCGTGCTGATGATCGTCTTCTCGCTGATCCGGCTCGCCATGCGGTCGCGGCTGCTGCCCACGCTCGCCGCGCTGGTGCTGACAGCCGCGGCGGTCGGCGTGCTGTGGCAACTCGGGCCGGTCCTGAAGCCGCTCGGCATGGTGAACCTGCTCATCTTCTTCGTCGGCATCGTCGGTGTTTGCGTCTTCGCCGGCGTTCCGATCGTGTTCTCGTTCGCGCTCGCCACGCTCGGCTATCTGGCTCTCACCACGCGCGTGCCGCTGATGACGCTGGTCGGCCGCATGGACGAGGGCATGAGCCATCTGATCCTGCTCGCCGTGCCGCTGTTCGTGTTCCTCGGTCTCCTGATCGAAATGGCCGGCATGGCCAAGGCCATGGTGCGGTTCCTGGCGAGCCTGCTGGGCCATGTCCGCGGCGGGCTCTCCTATGTGCTGATCGGGGCGATGTATCTGGTCTCCGGCATCTCCGGATCGAAGGCCGCCGACATGGCGGCGGTCGCGCCGGCGCTGTTCCCGGAGATGAAGGCGCGCGGCGCCAAGCCGGGCGATCTCGTCGCGCTCTTGTCGGCGACCGGTGCACAGACCGAGACGATCCCGCCTTCGATCGTGCTGATCACCATCGGCTCTGTGACGGGCGTGTCGATCGCGGCGCTGTTCACCGGAGGCCTGTTGCCCGGCATCGTGCTGGCGATCGGTCTCTGCGTCGTGGTCGCGCGCCGCTACGCCGACGACGACCTGTCCCATGTCCAGCGCGCGTCCTGGGGCGAGATCGCGCGCAGCTTCGCGATCGCCTTTCCGGCGCTGGCGCTGCCCTTCGTGATCCGTGCCGCGGTGGTCGAGGGCGTCGCGACCGCGACCGAAGTCTCGACGATCGGCATCGTCTATTCGCTGATCGTCGGGGCGCTCTTCTACCGCCAGATCGAATGGCGGCGGTTCGGCAAGATCCTGGTCGATACGGCGGCGCTGTCGGGCGCGATCCTGATCATCATCGGCGCGGCTTCGGCCATGGCCTGGGGCCTGACCCAGTCCGGCTTCTCGCGCACGCTTGCCACTGCCATGACCCAGCTTCCGGGCGGCGCGGTCGGTTTCATGGCGGTGTCGATCGTCGCCTTCATCATTCTCGGCAGCGTGCTCGAAGGCATTCCGGCGATCGTGCTGTTCGGGCCGCTCCTGTTCCCGATCGCGCGCGCCGTCGGCATCCACGAGGTGCACTACGCCATGGTGGTGGTGCTCGCGATGGGCCTCGGCCTGTTCGCACCGCCGTTCGGCGTCGGCTACTACGCGGCCTGCGCGATCGGCAAGGTCGAGCCCGACGAGGGCATTCGGCCGATCTGGGCCTATATGCTGGCGCTGCTGATCGGCCTGATCGTCGTCGCCGCGGTGCCCTGGATCTCGACCGGGTTCCTCTGATCGAGGGCGGGCCGGGGGCCCGCTTGCCGCGACCCGCCTGCCTCTTTCGGACCAAGGGCTCAAGCGATGAAACTCGCCGACCGCGTCGCGATCGTCTTCGGTGCCGGTTCCTCCGGGCCGGGCTGGGGCAACGGCAAGGCCGCGGCGGTCGCCTATGCGCGCGCCGGCGCCCGGGTGGTGGCGATCGACATCGCCGAAGCGGCGGCCGCCGAGACGGCCGGGATCATCCGAAGCGAGGGCGGCGAGGCCTTGGCGCTCGCCGCCGACGTGACCGACTTCGCCTCGGTGGAGGCGGCGGTCGCGCAGGCCGTCGCCACCTTCGGTCGGCTGGACATCCTGCACAACAATGTCGGCGTGGTGATGCACGGCGGGCCGGTCGAACTCGACGAGGGTGCCTTCCTGCGCTGCCTCGATATCAACGTCGGCTCGGTCTACCGCACGGCCAAGGCGGTGCTGCCGCATTTCCTCGCGGCGAAGCGCGGGGCGATCGTCAACATCTCCTCGCTCGCGGCGACACGGTGGACCGGCTATCCCTACTTCGCCTATTACGCCGCCAAGGCGGCCGTGAACCAGGCGACCGTGGCGCTGGCGCTGCAGTATGGACCGCAGGGGATCCGC
This genomic interval carries:
- a CDS encoding DUF296 domain-containing protein gives rise to the protein MAPRRIAMPGPAEAERIVAVPARGRAFRLTLEKGARLVDTVRDGFGREGFKSGALELGRVALDPFAYVMPALSETPQHAAFYSATFRPPGVTRLDHGAMTFGARDGAPFFHCHALWVEPDGRRSGGHILPEETVVAETIEIDAFGIDGALFDGTPCPETNFKLFEPHPALPAFGPDVSGLTPCYAIRLRPHEDFCTALEDFCAEHGLRSARIRGGVGSTIEARLGNGDGTPNFATEVYVRSGRIAPGPDGTPVADVDVSLVDYTGRLAEGKLIRGDNPVLMTFELVLVAE
- a CDS encoding acyl-CoA synthetase, with the translated sequence MTTPMSAATADPRGGVARQSNRVMNLAHILTQNARRFPDRAGFIWGERTWTWGEIDAAVSAFAAALSAKGVGKGDRILVHSKNCDEMFFSMWATFRIGAVWVPTNFRLMPAEVAELAHFAGAKAFLCHGDFPAHAEAVASQMGDRLAFTMRLGHGAFGDCAAADLIAEHGGTKTPNASVDYDDPCWFFFTSGTTGRSKAAVLTHGQMAFVITNHLCDLTPGTTEADASLVVAPLSHGAGVHQLGQAARAVPTILLPTERFDIDEAYRLIAKHKVSNIFTVPTILKMLAEHPAVDAHDHSSLRYIIYAGAPMYREDQKTALKKLGKVLVQYFGLGEVTGNITVLPPALHDPDDGPHVKIGTCGFERTGMQVSIQDDDGRELEPFETGEICVIGPAVFAGYYDQPEANAKAFRNGWFRTGDLGHMDTEGFVYITGRASDMYISGGSNIYPREIEEKILTHPAIAECAVVGVPDPLWGEIGFAVCVARPGMAIDEGTIAEHLAEKVAKYKMPKRFLFWDELPKSGYGKVPKRMVKDELERRGLLPGAATQKASA
- a CDS encoding IclR family transcriptional regulator, with protein sequence MHAPHRGPDAEGASGTQSIGRAARLLRSLGAARGPGASLSELVEDSGLAKPTCRRILVALIEAGLVEQDPVSRRYFLGAEAYVLGLVASERFGLHRLARDSVVRLAQETGDAAFVQIRREWSVVCLQREDGPYPIRSHVLAAGDRHPLGAGAGGITVLAALDDAEIAAALDANAEVLVLRYPMLSRDLILDLVAEARVSGYGINRGLLFPGSWGMGVAIRNARGGVEGCLSLAAIESRMQPDRQPALLALLREEVRRIEDRLRDYVVLPDPLARRRALR
- a CDS encoding TRAP transporter substrate-binding protein, producing MTSVSRRGFTAGAAALGVSTFFIGRARAAEFTYKFANNLPVTHPLNKRLNEAAAKIKEETGGKFELQIFPSSQLGSDTDTLGQIRSGAVDFFSLSGLILSTLVPAAAINGVGFAFKDYDSVWKTMDGKLGEYIRGEIAKTRSIFAFEKCWDNGFRQTTTSTKPITSPADLANLKIRVPPAPLWTSMFKAFGSAPATINFNEVYSALQSKVVDAQENPLAVIDTAKLYEVQSNCSLTNHMWDGFWILANKANWDMLPKDIQETVAKHINAAGVAERADVAELTKGLQQSLAEKGMKFNAIDPAPFRDKLKSAGFYAEWKGKFGDAAWSLLESSVGSLG
- a CDS encoding TRAP transporter large permease subunit, giving the protein MVEIPAALLVVAEIVVLFSGVAARYVFHRPLVWSDELASILFLWLAMLGAVIALRRGEHMRMTAFVSRLGETAREFFGALAVTAGLAFLVLIVSPATHWAYEESFITTPAMEIPNAWRAAAFPVGVVLMIVFSLIRLAMRSRLLPTLAALVLTAAAVGVLWQLGPVLKPLGMVNLLIFFVGIVGVCVFAGVPIVFSFALATLGYLALTTRVPLMTLVGRMDEGMSHLILLAVPLFVFLGLLIEMAGMAKAMVRFLASLLGHVRGGLSYVLIGAMYLVSGISGSKAADMAAVAPALFPEMKARGAKPGDLVALLSATGAQTETIPPSIVLITIGSVTGVSIAALFTGGLLPGIVLAIGLCVVVARRYADDDLSHVQRASWGEIARSFAIAFPALALPFVIRAAVVEGVATATEVSTIGIVYSLIVGALFYRQIEWRRFGKILVDTAALSGAILIIIGAASAMAWGLTQSGFSRTLATAMTQLPGGAVGFMAVSIVAFIILGSVLEGIPAIVLFGPLLFPIARAVGIHEVHYAMVVVLAMGLGLFAPPFGVGYYAACAIGKVEPDEGIRPIWAYMLALLIGLIVVAAVPWISTGFL
- a CDS encoding SDR family oxidoreductase, coding for MKLADRVAIVFGAGSSGPGWGNGKAAAVAYARAGARVVAIDIAEAAAAETAGIIRSEGGEALALAADVTDFASVEAAVAQAVATFGRLDILHNNVGVVMHGGPVELDEGAFLRCLDINVGSVYRTAKAVLPHFLAAKRGAIVNISSLAATRWTGYPYFAYYAAKAAVNQATVALALQYGPQGIRANAVMPGLIDTPLIYAQISSQYGSAAEMVAARNAQVPLLGKMGTAWDVANAAVFLASDEAAFITGVVLPVDGGQGCSVVPP